One window of the Trifolium pratense cultivar HEN17-A07 linkage group LG2, ARS_RC_1.1, whole genome shotgun sequence genome contains the following:
- the LOC123911496 gene encoding AT-hook motif nuclear-localized protein 6 isoform X2 translates to MEEREIFGSGHAVNVNQAPQSFNLAQNSLNFSGPTGELPTPASAPAAAVGGMEVKKKRGRPRKSESGSKPALSPMPISASIPLTGDFSGWKSGGGKPFESIKKPLKLNDFDEDDGTASPGSNFKTHVLTVNSGEDVSMKIMSLSQQEYHTISILSATGTISNVTLRQSDASGGTSTYEGMFEILSLSGSFVPTENGLTKSRAGRMSVSLAGPNGRVFGGALAGLLVAAGSVQVVVASFQPEQQKPKKQRTDYTSPPAPPTSSHINNHVSAEQLKPIMSPAGFNFASFGNGQGSGNSSSSADDDEHV, encoded by the exons atggaagaaagagAGATTTTTGGTTCTGGGCATGCTGTTAATGTTAATCAGGCCCCACAGAGCTTCAACTTAGCTCAAAATTCATTGAATTTTTCTGGGCCCACAGGAGAGTTGCCGACTCCGGCGAGTGCACCGGCTGCGGCTGTTGGCGGTATGGAGGTAAAGAAGAAGAGGGGTAGGCCTAGGAAGTCTGAATCTGGAAGTAAACCGGCGTTGTCGCCTATGCCGATTTCGGCCTCCATTCCTTTGACTGGAGATTTCTCTGGTTGGAAAAGTGGTGGAGGGAAGCCTTTTGAATCAATAAAAAAGCCTTTGAAGTTaaatgattttgatgaag ATGATGGAACAGCTTCCCCTGGTTCCAATTTCAAAACTCACGTGCTTACAGTAAATTCCGGAGAG GATGTCTCGATGAAAATCATGTCTCTCTCTCAACAAGAATATCATACTATATCCATTCTATCTGCGACTGGCACAATTTCCAATGTCACACTTCGCCAGTCGGATGCTAGTGGCGGTACTTCGACGTATGAG GGAATGTTTGAGATTCTTTCCTTGAGCGGCTCATTTGTGCCAACCGAGAATGGACTGACAAAGAGCAGAGCTGGTAGAATGAGTGTCTCATTGGCAGGTCCTAATGGTCGTGTTTTTGGGGGTGCACTGGCTGGTTTGCTTGTAGCTGCTGGTTCTGTGCAG GTTGTGGTTGCGAGTTTTCAACCAGAGCAGCAGAAACCAAAGAAGCAAAGGACCGATTATACGTCACCACCTGCCCCTCCTACATCATCTCATATTAATAATCATGTTTCTGCTGAACAATTGAAACCTATCATGTCACCGGCCGGCTTTAACTTTGCTTCTTTCGGCAATGGCCAAGGCTCTGGCAACTCATCATCATCCGCAGATGATGATGAGCATGTCTAA
- the LOC123911496 gene encoding AT-hook motif nuclear-localized protein 6 isoform X1 has protein sequence MEEREIFGSGHAVNVNQAPQSFNLAQNSLNFSGPTGELPTPASAPAAAVGGMEVKKKRGRPRKSESGSKPALSPMPISASIPLTGDFSGWKSGGGKPFESIKKPLKLNDFDEGNFDQDDGTASPGSNFKTHVLTVNSGEDVSMKIMSLSQQEYHTISILSATGTISNVTLRQSDASGGTSTYEGMFEILSLSGSFVPTENGLTKSRAGRMSVSLAGPNGRVFGGALAGLLVAAGSVQVVVASFQPEQQKPKKQRTDYTSPPAPPTSSHINNHVSAEQLKPIMSPAGFNFASFGNGQGSGNSSSSADDDEHV, from the exons atggaagaaagagAGATTTTTGGTTCTGGGCATGCTGTTAATGTTAATCAGGCCCCACAGAGCTTCAACTTAGCTCAAAATTCATTGAATTTTTCTGGGCCCACAGGAGAGTTGCCGACTCCGGCGAGTGCACCGGCTGCGGCTGTTGGCGGTATGGAGGTAAAGAAGAAGAGGGGTAGGCCTAGGAAGTCTGAATCTGGAAGTAAACCGGCGTTGTCGCCTATGCCGATTTCGGCCTCCATTCCTTTGACTGGAGATTTCTCTGGTTGGAAAAGTGGTGGAGGGAAGCCTTTTGAATCAATAAAAAAGCCTTTGAAGTTaaatgattttgatgaaggTAATTTTGATCAAG ATGATGGAACAGCTTCCCCTGGTTCCAATTTCAAAACTCACGTGCTTACAGTAAATTCCGGAGAG GATGTCTCGATGAAAATCATGTCTCTCTCTCAACAAGAATATCATACTATATCCATTCTATCTGCGACTGGCACAATTTCCAATGTCACACTTCGCCAGTCGGATGCTAGTGGCGGTACTTCGACGTATGAG GGAATGTTTGAGATTCTTTCCTTGAGCGGCTCATTTGTGCCAACCGAGAATGGACTGACAAAGAGCAGAGCTGGTAGAATGAGTGTCTCATTGGCAGGTCCTAATGGTCGTGTTTTTGGGGGTGCACTGGCTGGTTTGCTTGTAGCTGCTGGTTCTGTGCAG GTTGTGGTTGCGAGTTTTCAACCAGAGCAGCAGAAACCAAAGAAGCAAAGGACCGATTATACGTCACCACCTGCCCCTCCTACATCATCTCATATTAATAATCATGTTTCTGCTGAACAATTGAAACCTATCATGTCACCGGCCGGCTTTAACTTTGCTTCTTTCGGCAATGGCCAAGGCTCTGGCAACTCATCATCATCCGCAGATGATGATGAGCATGTCTAA